The Pseudomonas sp. KU26590 genomic sequence CGGTGTCGCTGCCCATGGCAAAGTCGCACAGGTGGTTGGACACCGCCGACGCCGACCCCGAGGACGATCCACCGGGAATGCGGTCGTGGGCCGCGCCGTTGCGTGGCGTGCCGTAATGGGCGTTCTTGCCGCTCATGGAGAACGCCATTTCGTTGGTGTGGGCCTTGCCGATCAGCTGCGCCCCCGCGTCCAGCAGGCGCTGAATCGTCGGCGCGGTGGTGGTTTTGATCCCGGATATGGCCAGCACATGGGGGTTGCCGCCGCCGGTGGGGTAACCGGCGACGTCGAAAAGGTCTTTGGCGGCGAAGGTATAGCCGGCCAGCGGGCCACTGGCCCCATGGGGCACATCAACGGCCGGGTAAGGCATCAAGGCAAAAGCGGAATCGGTCATGACAGGGACTCACTCAGAGGTGGGGCAAGCGTCTGATTCCAGTGATGGCAGCTCACGGAATGCTCGGGAATGACATCTTCGATGGCAGGCACCTCACGGCTGCACACGGCGCTGGCTCGTGGGCAACGCGGGGCGAAGGCGCATCCGTCCGGCAGGTTGGCCAGATCCGGTGGGGCGCCGGGAATGCTGATCAGCCGTTCGCCTTTGCGCAGGCCGTCCTTGGGCCGCGTGCCCAGCAGCACGCGGGTGTAGGGGTGCTGCGGGTTGTCCAGTAACTCGGCCAACGGCGCCTGTTCGACGATGCGTCCGCCGTACATCACCGCGACCCGGTCCGCCACCTCGACCGCCGCGCCGATGTCGTGGGTGACGAAGATGATCGACAAACCAAGGGCCTGCTGCAGCTCGCGCAACAGGATGAGGATTTGTATCTGCACCGTGGCGTCCAGCGCCGTGGTGGGTTCGTCGGCCAGCAGAATCTGAGGCTGACACGCCAGCGCCAGGGCAATCATCGCCCGCTGGCGCATGCCGCCTGACATTTCGTGCGGGTAGGCGTCCAGCCGTTGTTCCGGGCTGGGAATGCGCACGCTGCGCAGGGCTTCCAGCGCCGCCGCCCGGGCTTGCGCCCTTGACATCGGACGATGCCGACGCAGCGCTTCGACGATCTGCTGACCAATGGTGTAGACCGGGTCGAGCGCCAGCAACGGCTCCTGGAAAATCATCGCCGCCACCGGCCCGCGCAACGCCTGTAACTGGCTGCGCGACAACGCCATGAGGTCTTGACCGGCGATTTCGATGTGGCCTTCGATGTCCGTGGACCGCTCGGAATGCAGGCGCATCAGGGCCCGCAGCGTCACGCTCTTGCCTGAACCGGATTCGCCGATCAGGGCCAGCACTTCGCCCCGGGCGACGGAGAGGCTGACGCCGTTGACCGCCGACAGGGTTTGCCCGCCGCGTTTGAAGCGCACTTTGAGGTCGCGCACGGCGACCATGGTCTGTTGGCTCATGCCGAGGCTCCTGCATAAATCAGTGGCGCCGAAGGACTCTGGCTGTGCCCTGCCCCGGGCTGCACCATCAGGCACGCCGCGTGATGACCCGCCGCTGTCAGGGCCAGCGGCGGCACCGTCTGACGGCAGATCGCTTCGGCGTGGGGACAGCGCGTATGAAACCGGCAACCCGACGGCGGATCGATAGGGCTGGGTGGATCGCCGGACAGCGGCGAAACCAGCGTTCGCTGTGCGGGGTTCATCGAGGGCATGGACGTCAGCAGCGCCTGGGTATAGGGGTGCTGCGCGTCGCTGAACAATGCCTCGGCCGCGCCGATTTCGACAATCTCCCCCAGGTACATGACCATGATCCGGTCGGACAGGTAACGCACCACGTGCAAGTCATGGCTGATGAACACGTAGGTCAGGTGCAGGCTGTCTTTGAGGTCCAGCAACAGGTTGAGCACCTGGGCCTCGACCGATTTGTCCAGCGCCGACACGGCTTCATCGAGAATCACCAGCCGCGGCTCCACTGCCAGGGCGCGGGCGATGTTGACCCGCTGGCGCTGACCGCCGGACAGCTCATGGGCATAACGCCCGGCAAAACGGGTCGGTTCCAGTCCCACACGGCCGAGCAGATCCCGCGCCCGCTGCAACGCGTCACGCTGGCTGACGCCATGCACCGACGGCCCGAAGGCTACAGACTGCTCCATGGTCAGCCGCGGGTTGAGCGACGAATAGCTGTCCTGAAAGACCATTTGCACCTGGCGTCGATAATCGCGCAGGGGCAGCTGATGGCCGCCCACCGTCATGGCGTCGAACACCAGTTCGCCGCTGTCCTGGCGGATGAGCTGCATCAACAGCCGGGCCATGGTGGATTTGCCGCACCCCGACTCCCCCACCACGCCAAGGGTCTCGCCCTTGTGCACGACGAAGTGGATGCCATCCACCGCGCGCACGACGCTGTGCTTGCCCAGCCCTCCCTTGACCGGGAAATGCTTGACCAGTTTTTCGACGTTGAGCAGTGGCTGCGCGGGGCCACCAATATCACGCTGGTTCATGGTCAGCTCCTGATCGACATGGCCGCCCGCAAGCGGTCGGCGAGCACGTTGAAAGAAATCGAGGTGATGAAAATCATCGCGCCGGGCAATGCCGACACCAGTGGCTGGGTGTAGATCGCCGTGCGCAGGGTATTGAGCATCAGGCCCCATTCAGGCTCGGGCGGGGTCACGCCGAGCCCAAGGAATGACAGGCCCGAAGCGAGGATCATCGACACTGAAATCAAGCCGGTGGTGAAGACAAAGATCGGCCCCAGCACGTTGCCAAGCACCTGCGTGCGGATGATGGTGAATGACCCGGCGCCCGAGGCGCGCGCCGCTTCGATGTAGTCGCGGTTGCGCACCTGGGTGGTGACACTCTCGGCGATGCGCGCCACTTGCGGCACGAACACCAGCGTCAATGAGATCAGCGCATTGTTGACGCCTGCGCCCAATGCACCGGAGAACGCGATGGCCAGCAGCACCGAGGGGAACGCATAGAACACGTCCACGGTGCGCATGATCAGGCTGTTCAGCCAGCCGCCGAAGTAGCCGGCAATCACACCGATGGCGCCACCGATCAAAAAGGCCAGTATCACCGGCGTGATCCCCATGAACAGCGACAAGCGTGCGCCCAGCATCAGGCGGGACAGCAAGTCGCGGCCCAGCTCATCGGTGCCCAGCGGGAAGCCCTGGGTACCGATGGGCTTGAGGCGTTTGAACATTGAGGTGGTGAACGGATCGCCGGGCACGATCCAGGGGCCGAACACCGCCAGTATCAGCAGCGCCAGAATGACCGCCGCCACCAACAGGGCCACCGGGTCTCTGCGCACGCGGCCAAACACCTCGCTCCAGTAACCTGGCGAGCTTTCTATGGGCGTGATGACGGGCGCGGCGGGTCGCAGCATTGAGAGGTTCATGCTCAGCCCCTTTTGATGCGTGGATCGAGCAGCGTCTGCAGGATGTCCACCAGCAGATTCAGCGCGACAAAAAACAAGGCCAGCACCCAGATGGTGCCCTGCAACAGCGGCAGGTCACGCTGGAAAATCGCCGAATTGAGCAACAGTCCGGTGCCGGGCCAGGCGAAGACGGTTTCCACCAGAATCGAGCCGCCCATCAGATAGCCGATCTGCAGGCCCATCACCGCCATGGCCGTGGGCGCAGCGTTTTTCACCACGTGCTTGAACAGGCCCCACTCCCCCAACCCTTTGGCGCGCAAGCCGATGATGAACTCCTGCGACAAGGTCTCCGCCACCTGAGCGCGCACGGTACGGGCAATGATGCCGGTGGGAATCACGGACAAGGTGATGGCCGGCAGGATCATGAACTGGAAATGCGCCCAGTCCCACGCCCAGGCCGACTGTCCCATGGGCCCGCCGCCGGTGGCAGGCAACCACCCCAGTTGTGAGGAGAATACGATGACCATCAGCATGCCCAGCCAGTAGTGCGGCACGCTGACGCCGATCGCTGAAATCGCCGAGGCGACCTTGTCCAGCCAGCTGTCCTGAAAGTAGCCGCCGACAAAGCCAAACAGGCTGCCGAGCACAAAGCCGAACAACGTCGCCAGCACGGCCAGACGCAACGAGTAGCTCACCGCACCCAGCACCTCGGTGCTCACCGGGCGGCCGCTGGCGATCGACATGCCCAGGTCACCCTGCACCGCGTGCCAGACCCACAGCCCGAATTGCACCGGCAGAGGCTTGTCAAAACCGTAGGCCTGAATCAACTGCTCACGCAGCGCTTCAGAGGCGTCCGGCGGCATCACCGACACCAGCGGATCGCCGGGCGCCATGTGCACGAGCATGAAACACACCAGTGCCACGCCTAACAGAATCGGGGTCGCCAGCAAGACGCGGCGAAAGATGTAGGCAAGCATGGGCTTTCCTCACAGAGGGAGATCACAAGGGCGGCCGGTGGCTCAGTCCTGTTTGGAGACCAGCGACAGGTCGATGAACCAGCTTTGCGGTTGCACCACGCCAGTGACCTTGGGCGAAATCGCCCGCGGGCCGACGTCGTGGGCAACGAACAGGAACGGCGCCTCGTCGACAATTGCCGCGTGCAACTTGCCGGACGCTTCGTCCAGGGCCTTCGGATCGAACGAGTTGCGGACCGTGCTGATCAGCTTTTCGACTTCGGGCGAAGCGAAGTAGCCCCAGTTGTTGGAAACCGGCGGGAAGGCCTTTTCGCTGGAAAACCGCACCATCCCGAAATAGGGGTCCATCACCGCCGCGCTGACGTTGATCGCATTGGCGCCCTGTGCTGCCGGATCCTTGGCCCCCAGGCGCCAGCCACTGAACAGGGTGTTCCATTCGGTGACGGCGATGTCCACGTTGAAATAGCAGGCCTTGAGGCTTTGCTGGATGTATTCGTTCATCGGCAGCGGCTGCATCTGCCCGGAGCCAGAGGCTGAGGTCAGCACCTTGACGTTGACGGGGTGATCCTTGCTGAAACCGGCGTCCGTCATGAGTTTCTGTGCCGCCGCCTGGTCATAGCGGATCTTGAACTCGGGGTTGCCGTACCACGGCGAATCCTTCTCGTAGATACCGGTGGCTTCCTGCATGAAGCCGCCCAGGTAAGCTTTCAATTCACTTCGGTCCAGGCACAGGTTGGCGGCTTGACGCACGCGTTTGTCCAGCCACGGAGAACCAGGGGCGAAGGAGAACTGCCACGGCCAGAGATGCGGCTGGCCATTGGCGTAGATTTTGAATTCCTTGCTCTTGAGTTGATCGATGGCGTCCGGCGCGGGCGCCTCGATCCAGTCCACTTGACCGGACAACAATGCCGCCGTGCGCGCATTGGCCTCGGGCAGCGGAATCAAGACCACGTGGTCAACCCTGGGAATACGCTTGGGGTCCCAGTAACCCGGATTCTTGTCGAGCACCAGCTCCTGGCGCGGGACCATGCGGTCCATCTTGAACGGCCCGGTGCCCACCGAGTGGCTGGCAAAGGCCGTCCAGGCCAGCTTCGAGCGCTCGGCCGGATCGGTGGTGGCCGCCGGCACTGCGGCGAAATCCTTTTGCCAGGCCGTGGGCGAGGCCATGAACAGATTGGTCAGGTTATAGGGCAGGACGGCATCGGGCTCGCTGGTGGTCAGCTCCACCGTCAAATCGTCGATTTTCCGCGCGCTGCGCAAGGTCGGCATCCGCGACACCGTCACGCCGATTTGCCCCGGCGCATATTGCGGGGCTTGTTTGTCGAGGACCTTGTTGACGTTCCACACCACCGCGTCGGCGTTGAAGGCCGAGCCGTCGTGAAACTTCACACCAGGGCGCAGCTTGAAAATCCATCGGGTGTGATCTTCAGGGTTCACCGCCCATTCCGTCGCCAGGCCCGGAATCAACGTGCTGGGTTTGTCACTTTGCGACAGGTCCCACTCCACCAGAGCGTCGAACATCGTGATGCCGGTAAACCGGTTGCCCTCGTAGCCTTGATCAGGCTGACCGTGGGTCAACGGGATGTCTGCGGCGGTCATGGCGATGCGCAAGGTGCTGTCGGCCATCGCCATCAAAGGCAACGAGGCACCCATGGCAACCGAACAGGCCAGAGCCAGCCGGGTAAGTCTTCGAGCGCGGGTAACTGAAGCAAGCGTCATGGCAAGTGTCCCATCCGTAGTGAGGAGTGCTGACAGGCCCAACGCAATGCTCATACCAACTTTTTTGCACGGCCCGGCGGCAGGGGCCCGAAAATGAATTAATCCGATGGAATTCAGTGGGTTGAACGCGTGATAAAAACCGTCGCGGTTTTCACCCAAACGTTTGGGTAGTGTTGGCCGGCGGGCCGTGCGATCTTTTGGTACGCAACGCTTCATCGTGGCGCAACCGCCGCGCGTTCGTGCGAGCACGCCGCCGGCCCTGTGCAACGGGGCCCCATGATGCGAGCATCGCGCCCTGCTCATCCGCACTTTCAGGCATGCCCATGAACCGACGTCCGGCCACGCTTCGCGGTATCGCCCAGCAACTCGACATTCATGTCTCAACCGTCTCGCGGGTGCTCAACGGTACCCTCGACCATGCCGGCCGCGCGGCGTCCAAAGAGACCATCGAACGCATCCGGGCGCTGGCGGCCAGTCTCGATTACCAGCCCAACACCCACGCGCGAACCCTGAAGACGCGTCACAGCCGCGAAATCGGCGTGCTGGTGCCCCGGCTCTCAGACATCGTGCTGGCCACGGTCTATGAGGGCATCGACGAAGCCGCGAGCGCGATGGGTTACACATCCTTCGTCGCCAACACCCTGGACCTCCCCGAGCGCCAGCGCGAACGGGGCGAACGTGCGCTCGCGCGCAACGTCACCGGCCTGATCATCAGTGACGTGCACACGACAGACGAACCGGGGTTTCTCGAAGAGCTGGAAGCGCGTCAGGTGCCGTTCGTGCTGGTCAGTCGCCGGCGTGGGCATCATTGCTCCGTGACCTCGGATGACGAAATGGGCGGTCGCCTGGCCGCCGAGCATCTGTTTGCCCAGGGCCACACCCGCGTGGCGGTGATCGCCGGTGAGCCGTACAGCAGCAACGCGCGGGAGCGCACAGCGAGTTTCGTGGCGTTCTATCGCGAGCAGGGCGTGGACATTGCAGCGGAGCGCATCATCACGGGCCACTTCGACACCCACACCGGCTTCGTCACCGGGGAACGATTGCTGTCACACCCTCAGCCGCCCACGGCTATTTTCGCCGTCAACGACTTCCTCGCCATCGGCCTGTTCGGCGCACTGCGCGCACGCGGGCTGATGGCCGGGCGCGACATCGCCGTGGTCGGCTACAACGACACGCCCCTTGCCGAACACCTGCAACTGACCAGCATCAGCACCAGCATGCACGCCCAAGGCGTAAGAGCGGTGGAGACCCTGCTCAAGCGGATTGCCGGTGAACCGATTGCCTCTTACCGTTTCCCGGCCGCGCTGAAAAAACGCGCCAGCAGCCAATGCCCGCCCAGTCGCGGATAAATCACTGCCATTCGAGGCAGTCGACCACCTCGCCCTGCCACACGCCTTGACGTCGACGGGCGATGACCAGGCAGTCGCCCGTACCCGGTGCGCTGACGACCAACCGGCCACCGGCTGACCAGAACGCGCTGCGCCCCGCGCAGGCCCAGCCTCCTGACGGTCCGCCATGGTTGGCCATCAACACGCCCATCGAATGCGCACTGGCATAGCCCTGCAGCAATGCCGTATCCCGTGCGTATCCCTCGTGACTGATCAACACGCTGCTGGCGTACACGTCGGCGCCTGCTTGCGCAGCTGCCTGGGCGTGGCTGGCTTGGGTAACGTCGGCACAGACTGACAGCGCAATCTGCTCGGCGCCGATATCCACCAGCGCGCCGCCCTCGCCGGCACTGAACACCGCCTCCTCACCCGGGTGAAGATGCTGCTTGGTGTAGACCGACTGCGAGCCGTCGGCGGCCAGCACCAGTGCACCCATCAGAATGTTTTCGCTGCCCGGTTGCCGCAGTGGCAGCCCCACCACCGTGGTCATCCCGGACTGCGCCGCGAGCTCACGCAGCGGTTGCAAACATTCGGCGTCAGGTGTCTGAGCGAGTGCGCGCGCAAGGGTCGGCTCATAGCCGGTCAAGGACAACTCGGGGAACAGCAGAAACTGAACGCCATGCTCGACCGCGCGGCGCATGATGTGAAGATGCCGGTCGATGTTGACGTTGATGTCACCGGCGACCGAGCAGTATTGAGCAGCACACATCACGAGGTTTGTCATAGGGATTCGTTTTGTTGAACGCGCGGAGATCGCCTAGCGGCTTTTTTGGGCATTGATGAAGTTTAAAAAATCATGCGCGGGCAATGCTTTCGAGTAGAGCCAACCTTGAGCGTAATCCACCTGATACGCTCGCAGGTAATCTGCCTGATGTGGGCTCTCGATGCCCTCGGCAACCATTTCCAGACCGAGTGTTTTAGCCATAGCAATAATATGCGTCACCACCGAGCTGGACGCTGAAGATTTATCGATAGCGTCCACGAAAGATTTATCTATCTTGAGCACATTGACAGGCAAACGCTCAAGGTATTGCAAACTGGAGTACCCCGTACCAAAGTCATCGTTTGCAATCTTGAACCCTAGCCCCCGAGCCTTTTCAAGCGTTATAACGGCTGACTCAACATCGATGAAGCCTCGCTCAGTTGCCTCTATCCATATTTGACTGTTGTGAATCATCGAGCCTTTCAATGCATGATCAAGCGTGTCAAGAAAACGCCCGGATTTTAGATCTTCTGCACCTATGTTAATGGCCACATGAAGGTTACGGTCATCTCGCAGAAGTTGCGCCATGTCTCTGACGACGCCATAGATGACGTGGTCAGTTATGGGGAGAATAAGCCCTGTTTCTTCAGCCAGCGGAATGAATTGATCAGGTGAGACAACCGTTCCGTCTGGTCTCACCCATCGGACCAACGCTTCGGCCCCCGTACAGGCTTCTGTTTCAAGATCAATGATGGGTTGATAGTGAACAGTGAACTCCCGCTGAGCAATTGCGATCTGCATCTCCGCCGTCGGCGAGAGTCTGATTCGCATGATTCGGATGACAGATAATACGACGACGAAGCCGATACCTATGCCGATGGGCAGCATCCACGCCAGCTCGCTGTAGAAGCTTGTGTCGACGCTTTTTATGGGCTCCATCACAAGCGCGGACCAGTCGTCCTGAGTGGAAACCGCATAGAGATAGTCTTTATTATTTCGATCTTGACTGGATACAAGTCGGGATATCGTCTGTTCATCCGCTCCCTGAGAAATATTAACCAATTGGCCTTGGTAAAAAACACCGAGCTGCATTCGATCATCGAGAATGATGTCGCTCAGCCTTCCTGCATTGATAAGGACGTTGTAGGCGCCACGGTGGATGATCGTAATCGGCTGAATCCCCTGGTCCCTCGGGATGAGGCGAACATTGATCTTGTAGCCTCTCGCATCGGTGTATGTCGACGTCGTCGATCCAGACAGTATCGACGTATTCCCCCATGATGTGCAGCCAAGCAACCCTTGTTCAAGATAATCAATTTCTTCCACCGCACGGGTATTCACGGTCGTTTTTTGCATTAACGAAATATGCTCGGGAGAGCACGGCACTCCCGCCCAGCCCTCCATGTCCGATATAACCTTGAGTCCTTGTTGCAATGACAAGCTTATGTTTTTTAGTGCTCGCTCGGAGTAGGTTTCCAAATGAGTTCTTTCTTTGGCCAGTGCCCTTTCCCAAGAAATATAAGCCATCGCTATCATAGGCAGAACAGCCCCTATCAGCCCTGACAGGGTGGCTATTATGATGACTCTGGATTTACGCATTCCGTTGCCTCAACAAATGGACTCACCCTTTACTGATGATCATTACCTGTCGGCCAGAGTGTGATTTATCCTGGAGTGCCGAGCAAGCAGGCGCGGAAAGTTTTACCCCCAACATCAGCCACCTGAGATAGCGTGTCCCTCCAACAGCATTCAAGGCCTCCACTCCCATGACCGACCGTCAACTCATCGTCCCGGACGAAATGCGTCTACTCGCCGAGCGTGCGGGCTATGCCCCTGCCGTCAAGGTCGGCAAGACGCTGTACTGCGCCGGCCAGGTCGGTCGCACCCATGAGCTGGCCGTTATCGAAGACCCGGAGCAGCAATTTCTCGCCGCATGGGAAAACCTGCGACTGGTACTGGCGGCGGGAGGATGCACCTTCGAAGACGTGGTTGACCTGACGACCTACCACATCGATCTGCACAGTCACATGCCCATGTTCAGGGCAGTGAAAGACCGCGTCTTCCCCCGAGGCACCTGCGCATGGACATGCCTGGGTGTCAGCGACCTTGCAAAGCCAGGCCTGCTGGTGGAAATCAAGTGCGTGGCGGTGCAGCGCTGATCAAGGGATGCGGGGCCCTTGGGCGTGACCCAATAGGCCGTCGGTTTCGGAAAACCCAGGCTGACGCGTCAGCTATCCCGACGCGGCAGCCTGGCAACCGCCCTTAACGCGCGGTGATTTTCCAGGCGCGGTGGATCTTGCCGTTGCGGGCAAAGTCCGGATCGACCGTGTGCTGGGTGATTTCTTCCACCGCGTAACGCTCAACCAGCGTCTCTTCGAGCTGGAATTTGCGGAAGTTGTTGGAGAAATACAGTACGCCGCCCGGTGCCAGGCGCGCCATGGCCAGGTCGATCAGTTGGACCTGATCGCGCTGCACGTCGAACACGCCTTCCATGCGCTTGGAGTTGGAGAAGGTCGGCGGGTCGATGAAGATCAGGTCGTACTCATCGCGACTGGCCTCCAGCCACACCATCACGTCGCCCTGCTCCAGACGGTTCTTGTCCGAGAAGCCGTTCAGCGACAGGTTGCGACGCGCCCAGTCCAGGTAGGTTTTCGACAAATCGACGCTGGTGGTGCTGCGCGCGCCGCCTTTGGCTGCGTGCACGCTGGCGGTCGCGGTGTAGCAGTAGAGGTTGAGGAAACGCTTGCCCGCCGCTTCGCGCTGAATACGCATGCGCATCGGCCGGTGATCGAGGAACAGACCGGTGTCCAGGTAATCGGTGA encodes the following:
- a CDS encoding ABC transporter ATP-binding protein, producing MSQQTMVAVRDLKVRFKRGGQTLSAVNGVSLSVARGEVLALIGESGSGKSVTLRALMRLHSERSTDIEGHIEIAGQDLMALSRSQLQALRGPVAAMIFQEPLLALDPVYTIGQQIVEALRRHRPMSRAQARAAALEALRSVRIPSPEQRLDAYPHEMSGGMRQRAMIALALACQPQILLADEPTTALDATVQIQILILLRELQQALGLSIIFVTHDIGAAVEVADRVAVMYGGRIVEQAPLAELLDNPQHPYTRVLLGTRPKDGLRKGERLISIPGAPPDLANLPDGCAFAPRCPRASAVCSREVPAIEDVIPEHSVSCHHWNQTLAPPLSESLS
- a CDS encoding ABC transporter ATP-binding protein; the encoded protein is MNQRDIGGPAQPLLNVEKLVKHFPVKGGLGKHSVVRAVDGIHFVVHKGETLGVVGESGCGKSTMARLLMQLIRQDSGELVFDAMTVGGHQLPLRDYRRQVQMVFQDSYSSLNPRLTMEQSVAFGPSVHGVSQRDALQRARDLLGRVGLEPTRFAGRYAHELSGGQRQRVNIARALAVEPRLVILDEAVSALDKSVEAQVLNLLLDLKDSLHLTYVFISHDLHVVRYLSDRIMVMYLGEIVEIGAAEALFSDAQHPYTQALLTSMPSMNPAQRTLVSPLSGDPPSPIDPPSGCRFHTRCPHAEAICRQTVPPLALTAAGHHAACLMVQPGAGHSQSPSAPLIYAGASA
- a CDS encoding ABC transporter permease translates to MNLSMLRPAAPVITPIESSPGYWSEVFGRVRRDPVALLVAAVILALLILAVFGPWIVPGDPFTTSMFKRLKPIGTQGFPLGTDELGRDLLSRLMLGARLSLFMGITPVILAFLIGGAIGVIAGYFGGWLNSLIMRTVDVFYAFPSVLLAIAFSGALGAGVNNALISLTLVFVPQVARIAESVTTQVRNRDYIEAARASGAGSFTIIRTQVLGNVLGPIFVFTTGLISVSMILASGLSFLGLGVTPPEPEWGLMLNTLRTAIYTQPLVSALPGAMIFITSISFNVLADRLRAAMSIRS
- a CDS encoding ABC transporter permease is translated as MLAYIFRRVLLATPILLGVALVCFMLVHMAPGDPLVSVMPPDASEALREQLIQAYGFDKPLPVQFGLWVWHAVQGDLGMSIASGRPVSTEVLGAVSYSLRLAVLATLFGFVLGSLFGFVGGYFQDSWLDKVASAISAIGVSVPHYWLGMLMVIVFSSQLGWLPATGGGPMGQSAWAWDWAHFQFMILPAITLSVIPTGIIARTVRAQVAETLSQEFIIGLRAKGLGEWGLFKHVVKNAAPTAMAVMGLQIGYLMGGSILVETVFAWPGTGLLLNSAIFQRDLPLLQGTIWVLALFFVALNLLVDILQTLLDPRIKRG
- a CDS encoding ABC transporter substrate-binding protein, whose product is MTLASVTRARRLTRLALACSVAMGASLPLMAMADSTLRIAMTAADIPLTHGQPDQGYEGNRFTGITMFDALVEWDLSQSDKPSTLIPGLATEWAVNPEDHTRWIFKLRPGVKFHDGSAFNADAVVWNVNKVLDKQAPQYAPGQIGVTVSRMPTLRSARKIDDLTVELTTSEPDAVLPYNLTNLFMASPTAWQKDFAAVPAATTDPAERSKLAWTAFASHSVGTGPFKMDRMVPRQELVLDKNPGYWDPKRIPRVDHVVLIPLPEANARTAALLSGQVDWIEAPAPDAIDQLKSKEFKIYANGQPHLWPWQFSFAPGSPWLDKRVRQAANLCLDRSELKAYLGGFMQEATGIYEKDSPWYGNPEFKIRYDQAAAQKLMTDAGFSKDHPVNVKVLTSASGSGQMQPLPMNEYIQQSLKACYFNVDIAVTEWNTLFSGWRLGAKDPAAQGANAINVSAAVMDPYFGMVRFSSEKAFPPVSNNWGYFASPEVEKLISTVRNSFDPKALDEASGKLHAAIVDEAPFLFVAHDVGPRAISPKVTGVVQPQSWFIDLSLVSKQD
- a CDS encoding LacI family DNA-binding transcriptional regulator, encoding MNRRPATLRGIAQQLDIHVSTVSRVLNGTLDHAGRAASKETIERIRALAASLDYQPNTHARTLKTRHSREIGVLVPRLSDIVLATVYEGIDEAASAMGYTSFVANTLDLPERQRERGERALARNVTGLIISDVHTTDEPGFLEELEARQVPFVLVSRRRGHHCSVTSDDEMGGRLAAEHLFAQGHTRVAVIAGEPYSSNARERTASFVAFYREQGVDIAAERIITGHFDTHTGFVTGERLLSHPQPPTAIFAVNDFLAIGLFGALRARGLMAGRDIAVVGYNDTPLAEHLQLTSISTSMHAQGVRAVETLLKRIAGEPIASYRFPAALKKRASSQCPPSRG
- a CDS encoding carbon-nitrogen hydrolase family protein; the encoded protein is MTNLVMCAAQYCSVAGDINVNIDRHLHIMRRAVEHGVQFLLFPELSLTGYEPTLARALAQTPDAECLQPLRELAAQSGMTTVVGLPLRQPGSENILMGALVLAADGSQSVYTKQHLHPGEEAVFSAGEGGALVDIGAEQIALSVCADVTQASHAQAAAQAGADVYASSVLISHEGYARDTALLQGYASAHSMGVLMANHGGPSGGWACAGRSAFWSAGGRLVVSAPGTGDCLVIARRRQGVWQGEVVDCLEWQ
- a CDS encoding EAL domain-containing protein; this translates as MRKSRVIIIATLSGLIGAVLPMIAMAYISWERALAKERTHLETYSERALKNISLSLQQGLKVISDMEGWAGVPCSPEHISLMQKTTVNTRAVEEIDYLEQGLLGCTSWGNTSILSGSTTSTYTDARGYKINVRLIPRDQGIQPITIIHRGAYNVLINAGRLSDIILDDRMQLGVFYQGQLVNISQGADEQTISRLVSSQDRNNKDYLYAVSTQDDWSALVMEPIKSVDTSFYSELAWMLPIGIGIGFVVVLSVIRIMRIRLSPTAEMQIAIAQREFTVHYQPIIDLETEACTGAEALVRWVRPDGTVVSPDQFIPLAEETGLILPITDHVIYGVVRDMAQLLRDDRNLHVAINIGAEDLKSGRFLDTLDHALKGSMIHNSQIWIEATERGFIDVESAVITLEKARGLGFKIANDDFGTGYSSLQYLERLPVNVLKIDKSFVDAIDKSSASSSVVTHIIAMAKTLGLEMVAEGIESPHQADYLRAYQVDYAQGWLYSKALPAHDFLNFINAQKSR
- a CDS encoding RidA family protein is translated as MTDRQLIVPDEMRLLAERAGYAPAVKVGKTLYCAGQVGRTHELAVIEDPEQQFLAAWENLRLVLAAGGCTFEDVVDLTTYHIDLHSHMPMFRAVKDRVFPRGTCAWTCLGVSDLAKPGLLVEIKCVAVQR